The Desulfobacterales bacterium nucleotide sequence TCAAGAGCCAAGATCCCATCATCCAGCGGTTTTTAGGCGTAAGCCCCGGCAACGGCAAAGCCCTCGGGTTGGATGAAAAATGGGCCTATAATATCGTCAAACAGGTGGGAAACTACGGCGAGGTCTTTGAACGAAACGTCGGCGTCAATACCACACTCAGGCTGGAGCGCGGTCTGAATGCCCTGTGGACCAAAGGCGGCCTGATGTATACGCCGCCGTTTAAGTAAGATCTTCTAAAAGGGCGCCGCCGTAAGCGGCGCCCTTCTCTGAATATCTCGTAAATAACAACATTTAAGGCTGCCGATGAAAGCAGACAAGAGCGATTCGACCGCCAAAACCGAACGTACATCCGTATCGTTCTGGTATGATCCTGCCAAGCGATCCATTTTGTATCAATTGGGCGTTATGGCGCTGGTGGGCCTGCTGGGCTTTTATCTGATTTCAAATACCCTGGCAAACCTCGAGAAACAATCAATTGCCACCGGTTTCGGATTTCTCCAAAAAGAATCTTCATTTGAAATCGGTGAGTCGCTGATTCGGTATTCTGCTGCCGACAGCTATGGGCGGGCCCTTCTGGTGGGAGCGCTCAATACCCTGATTGTTGCGTTTATCGGTGTTATCCTGACGGTCATCCTGGGGACGTTTATCGGCATCGCCCGGTTGTCATCAAACTGGCTGGTCACGCGGCTGGCCGCTGTCTATATCGAGTTTTTTCAGAATATCCCGATATTGCTGCAGCTATTTTTCTGGTATTCGTTCTTTTATGAAATCCTGCCGGTTCCCCGCCAGGCCCTGAACCCTTTCGCGCATGTTTTTATCAGTAACCGCGGTCTGGTGTTCGCCATACCCAAATACCATACGGCCTATGGTTTTATGCTGATGGCATTGGTGATTGCCGGCATTGTAGCCTTTATGTTGCGCCGCTGGGCACGAGAGCGACAGGACATCACCGGCCGGCCCTTTCCGGTGTTCAGATTCTCGCTGGGGATTTTTATCGGGCT carries:
- a CDS encoding amino acid ABC transporter permease encodes the protein MKADKSDSTAKTERTSVSFWYDPAKRSILYQLGVMALVGLLGFYLISNTLANLEKQSIATGFGFLQKESSFEIGESLIRYSAADSYGRALLVGALNTLIVAFIGVILTVILGTFIGIARLSSNWLVTRLAAVYIEFFQNIPILLQLFFWYSFFYEILPVPRQALNPFAHVFISNRGLVFAIPKYHTAYGFMLMALVIAGIVAFMLRRWARERQDITGRPFPVFRFSLGIFIGLPLLTWLLFGAPFEMNVPKLTGFNFKGGMTISPEFSALLLGLVLYTAAFVAEVVRAGIQSVSHGQTEAAMSIGLRPGHILNLVILPQALRVIVPPLTSQMLNLTKNSSLAVAIGYPDFVSVAGTTINQTGQAIEGVAMIMLVYLFFSLTTSAFMNWYNKKIALVER